Genomic window (Zingiber officinale cultivar Zhangliang chromosome 2B, Zo_v1.1, whole genome shotgun sequence):
tttttgttattaatttTAGTTCAAACTGttctaatatatttaaaattattaagtaattataattgaaagttattttaatattctttaaaattatttaaatattaattaaatttgtatctcttcaatttaatttgataaaaCTGCTATCTATATATAGCGAGATTTGATATATTAAGCAACGCTTTGTGCGCGACTATGAGCGAAATCCATggctaaaatttaattttttaatctctctcttatctacatgcaacaactttttcctttttatttttaaataaaaataaaattttatcttctctctcctattattacatgcaaaaaaaatattatgataatgatgatacaacgttgtagcagctactatggagtagttgctacaatgtagtagctgctacaacttataGCAGTTAGTATGCAGTAACTGTTACAACTTATAGCAGTTAGTatgcagtagttgctacaacgatGCAGTAACTGTTACAACGGTGCAAAAGCTGCTACAACGGTAGCAGACGATGCAGAAGAGTACAACTATAAGGGTGCAGAAACTACTACAACGGTGTAGTAGCTGCTTCAAcagtgcagtagctgctacaatatagtAAGCACACAATAACACTGCTACACGTTATAATAGCTACTATACAGAAGCTGCTGCAACATATAGCAACTAttgtgtagtagctgctacaatattataGCAGCTACATCACCTTTAAAAAATTAGTAGTACAGTGATTGTTACATGCAATCAGATAAGAGAGAAATGAGAATTTTATAGTTGTTGCATGCAAATGAGAGAGAAAAATTATTGCATGCatatgagagagagattaaaaaaattgaattttggtCATGTCAAATAGCCCACGTCGAATTTCACTCATGGTGGCAGCGCACAAAGTGTAGCTTAGCacttaaagtatatatatatatatatatatatatatatatatatatatatatatatatatatatatatatatatatatatatattcttttaatTGGATTAGGTAAATATTAGGCATTAAATTGCATTATCAAGACACCTATCTTAGATATTTTTAAGTAAATATCTGCATttaattctcttttttttttttttatcgaatTCACTGACGTGGCATTTTGTTATTcgcttatatatatatactcacaATGGAAAGCTTCAATCCGGCGCTCAACTACCCGCCAAAATAAGGACGGTAATTCCGTAAACGTCACCGCCCAATGTCCTTTCTCCGTCGGCTGCAATCGCCCTCTTTCTGAGAATCCCTTATCCCTTTCGCATACGGGTCCTCATTGCGCGACAACGGCCCGATCGATTGATCTGCATCCGCAGACGTTCCCTCTCGGCGCTGCAATGGCGGAGGTGACCTCCGCAGCAGGGATCTCGGAGCCGCTCTTGTCGGTGGAGCAGGAGAACGAGAAGATCCCGGCATGGAAGGAGCAGATTACTGTCAGGGGCTTGCTGGTCAGCGTCGTCTTGGGCTCTCTCTTCTGCATCATCACGCACAAGCTCAACCTCACCGTCGGGGTGATTCCGTCCCTCAACGTGGCCGCGGGGCTTCTGGGTTTCTTCTTCGTCAAGAGCTGGACCGAATTCACGTCCAAGATCGGGGTGTGGTCCAAGCCGTTCACCAGGCAGGAGAACACGGTGATCCAGACGTGCGTGGTCGCGTGCTATGGATTGGCCTTCAGTGGTACTTGGCGGCTTCTCTTCCCGATGTTTGTTTGTTTGATCTGCGagtccttttatttttatttttgtttgtttttgtttttaaaacaTTCTCAATATGACCTCATGGTGGCAAGACCACGGACAGTCCGAGGGATCTGAAGAAGAACACTGCAGGTTGAAAAGagaaaaactaaataaagaacaAAATTTTAGATACATTTCTTGGCAACCAAGGTTGCAAGTGAGACAGTTTAAGGTAGAATATGAGTGTCGGATGCCAGGGAGGTTAACTTAAGTTGTTTTCAGAGATAATCAAGTCGTGTTCTAGCATACTATAAAACACCTAATAATAACAATGCTTATATTTTTCTCTGCAATCTTTTTATGCCCTGCAGTATGGTATGGTTCATGTGCTTGGAAACTTGAGATTGTGATGCGTGGATTCTTTCTCGTTATTATATATTGATGATTTTTTATTGTCTAAAAGTTTATCCTTTTGTAGTGTTTTCGTAGGTTCTTAGAATTTTGTGGTAGGAATTGAATAGCAGAGATGAtttttgtgattatgattctttttGTCAGGGGGGTTTGGCTCATATATGCTCTCTATGGATCAAAGGACATATGAGCTTATAGGATCTGATTATCCAGGTAACAGAGCAGAGGATGTTAAAAATCCATCTCTGGGTTGGATGATTGGTTTCATGTTTGTTGTGAGTTTTCTTGGGCTATTTAGCCTTGTGGCTCTGCGCAAGGTACTTGCTACTGAGAATCTATCATAATATCACTTGAGAATTTGTCTACCATGAAAGTAGTTTTTTTTTGCTTTGCCTATTAGATTAAAATTGTATCCTACTTTCTGATGCCAGGATTAGTTTGCATGTATTACATTGTAACCTGCAAATTTGTCTGTTTTATGCCTAAATGTTTTATTCAACATATTATGTATTGGCTTGCTTGAATTTTTCAGGTAATGGTAATTGATTACAAGCTTACATACCCCAGCGGGACAGCTACAGCTTTGTTGATAAACAGTTTTCACACTAACACAGGGGCTGAGCTTGCAGGGTAATGTATCTCACACCTATATTGTGCTTAAATAGTTTAAATCTACTCAAGAAATGGAAATTAGATCTTGCAAATTTTTAACTAACTTCTACCATCAATTTTACTTATTTCTACTGAATTGCCTCAGCTCTGAAACATTATGGAAGAGCAACATAGCTAAAACTTTTATTGGTAAATAGTGGCCACTTATTTGATCTCCATATCTCTCTTTTGTTCTGATTACTGATTATGTGGTAGTTTATTAGGGAAAAAGAAGAATCCACTGATGTGAATTGTTATATGATAAGTTATCAAAAAGTTCAACACACAAAAAGTTCCTACTTATAATGACATTTATAGGTTATATGCTGGGTAGTGCAATTCCATATCACTTTGTAGCCTGAAAGGTAGAAGAGGTAATTGAAATGGAACGGTGGGCCTTATGACAAGGAAGACCCAAGGCCTTCATGTTAAATTGTGAGTAAGCTCCTTCCATTTCAAAATGATCAGTCAGTTAAGAGGGTAAGGAACATTGTCCATGTGGGACCAATGGGCAAGGAACATTGTAGCTTCAAAGCAGATTTTCAAGCCCATCATGTCTCTGAGATATTTGTGTAACTCTAATACCATTTAAAACCAGGATGGAGCTCATTCCATCTCAAAATAATTAGTCATTTTACAGGGAGACACCCTTCTAATATATTATGTAACTGACCACCATACATGTCTATGTGGAACTAATGGATGTGGAACATGAGAACATCCTACCGTCAATAATTCATATGTGATATCTAAGTTGTTCATGAGATTGTGAATGTGAATTACTTTTACTTGTATGATAGTACTCAAGAATGCAAGAATGAATTAAAAAACAATGGCTTTAGTGTTATCATGCCATGTGACTATGAATACAGTGTTGTAATAATAGTACTCATGTTAGCTACTGAATactgaataaaaaaaattaccgtTTTTGTGTCATCGTGCCACGCAACTATGCATGCTTAGTATTTGATAAAGTGGTGATATGGTTTCACTAATATTGGTGAAATTTTATCGCTGATGATCAAGGTAGGCAATTGATTCACAACTGTTACTAACTAGTTGCTTTGAAAAACATGCAGAAGCAATAAAGTAAATTCTTGGCAACATGAACCGCCTATTCTGTGCCTCTAGGATTGCTGATTGTTATGCAATATACTGCAGGAAACAAGTACGTTGCCTGGGAAAGTATTTAAGCATAAGTTTGTTCTGGAGCTGCTTTAAATGGTTCTTCAGTGGTGTTGGAGATTCATGTGGGTTTGATAATTTCCCTAGCCTTGGACTCGCAGCATTTAAGAACACGTAAGTATTTTCTACTACAGCCTGCATGCCTTTATGTTACCATTGGCCTACTTTAGGCTGATGTGTTTTAGTTGACTTTATCTCATTGGTAATTATAGGAAAGCTATTTCGTGTTGCACTTTTGGTGAAACTTTTAAGGATTTGAGTTTTCTGCCTACACAACTATGGTAAGTATCTACCTGTGCCCATGTAAGTGCCTGCAGGCAAGGCAATAAGCTAATGAGTAAGCAACCACCAGATTGTTAGGGTTGAACCTTTGGTTCCAACAATCTAATCTGCATAAAAAATCTGCAAAATTTTAATATTGGCATGTGTCCTTGCAAAGACAATTATATGTATCTTCGGTTGTATTGCTTTTTTATTAAGTTATTCTTTATACATgcgaaacaaaaaaaacaaatgcGACTCCCTATACAAGCTAGGGATTGCTTATCTATTTGTTATCTAATTTTCTTTTtgacttactttttttttttgcagattTTATTTTGACTTTAGCCCCACATATGTCGGATGCGGTCTCATTTGCCCACATATTGTTAATTGCTCAGTCCTGCTTGGAGCCATCATATCTTGGGGTTTCCTTTGGCCATTCATCTCTACCAAAGCAGGGGATTGGTATCCAGATAACCTTGGAAATAATGACTTCAAAGGCCTCTATGGTTACAAGGTATTACCTAGTTCTAGACTTCTAGGATGTGTTTCTTACGAGGAAAGCAAATAAATTGATAGATAGATTTTCCTAGCTGCACATTTCCTCTATTTTCTTTGATAGAAAAAACTATAGGGAAGGAaaattctttgatttttttttaattctcctCTATATTGCTTTCTTGTCTTTTGCATGCATTGGAACTCAATAtgagcataaaaaaaattaaaaaatccttttattttttttatcacttacaaatcaagttttaaaaatttcccCTCTTTCCTTCTATCAAAGGCCGCCCTTCACTTGCTTGAGTCGAGGCATCGAACTTGTTTCTCCCACCCAAACAGAATCAAACCACTGTTAGAGGCCAAAGTGTTGGTTCTTTCTTTACCGTGGTTCGGATTGGGCAGCGGAGGGTGATTCAATGCTTTGGTTCAGATGGGTGGAGGGATATTTTGAAAAACAAGTACACTCTTTGGTAAGTACCAAAGTAGAATGTGCCTATGGTATTTGAAAGGTTGGGTTTGCCCTTTGCTAAAATGTAAAAAGAAAATTGCAAATTTTttccattgattttttttatttgcacTCTTTTTTTTCATAGTTGTTTCCTTCTTTTGCTTTGTAGGAAATAGGGCTCTAGTGTCGAATAATTTTTCATTTACATTTGTACATTTCCCCTGTAAAATATCTTAGCTCTATTTTTATTAATTGTATTGTAACTTATAAATACATCTAAAAACTGTCCTAAAACATTGAACAATCTCAAAGGTTTTCACATTTTGCTACAGAAGATTACAATCTGGGTAGCAGTAACAACCTAACGATCTAGGTGATAATTGCAGGAAATGTAACACATGCTTAACATTCTACTTTGTTATACTATCACGATATCTTAGTGATTTTCCTTATCAAATAAGATATTGTGGTTctagatttctattttttttatggaATTTGTCATTATCACCTCATATTAGCAATTGAATTTGTCATGTAGTCATCTATGAAACATAATGGTCCCCACAGGGTGTCTAGTTGGCTAGAGGGTGACAGATTTACTACAATCGGGCAGAGATCAATTCCCAACGGCTGTATGCCCTCGGGGAAAAACTCCTCCCACCCCCTAGCCACTTGGCGGTCGGCTATAAGCTgactccgtgatttacctcctttcacATAACTTCGGGACGGGCTGTGAGAGGCGACTGGGGTGAGTGTAATCACCTTTTCCTACAATCTATGAAACATAATGATGAAATTTATGTTTAGTTATGTACCTAATTATCATTCAAAACCTTGGACTATCATATTTGCTTCATCCGTATACTTAATGATGCTGtttcttttttctaattttacaagTACTCATTACATTGGGCTTCTGATTCCGTGAAAGTTGTGTTTTAAGTTTTCTGGTTTGTCTATTATTCATGTTTAATTATGTACCTAATTATCATTCAGAACCTTGGACTACCATATTTGCTTCATCCTTGTTCTTGATTATTCGGTTTGTTCTTTCTAATTTTACAAGTACTTATTACacattgggtttctgatttcatgaaAGTTTGTGTGTTTAAAGTTTTCTGGTTTGTCTATTATTCATGTTAATTATGTACCTATTATCATTCAGAACCTTGGACTGTAACATTTGTTTCATCCTTGTTCTTTATGATTCTGTCTAATTCTACAAGTACTTATTacattgggtttctgattttaaCAAAATTGTGTTTTAAGTTTTCTGGTTTGTTTAGAATTATTCACAAGTAGTCATTGTTTGAATTTCTGATTGGCAGTTTCTAAATTCTATCTGTAGGTTTTCATAGCAGTCTCTCTTATTCTAGGAGATGGTCTTTACAACTTGATTAAAATAGTGATAATAACTGTCAAGGAAATCATGAATTCACGCTCAAAGAAGGCATCACTTCCACTAGTAGCACTTCATCAAGGTACCTCGTGTTGTTGATCCTCTTTTTTTTTGCTTGCTCAAGGCAATAATCTAGCAAAGCAGCAAAACAGAAAGTTACTTCAGTATATTTTCTAATGCAATTTATGCAAGCTATTTGGTTGAATGAGTGTCATTAACATGGTCATTCACAAGTCTAACACGGTTCTTATCTTTCATTAAATGCTCAAAAAATCTATATCTCATTTTAAATCACGAACCTAACAGATGACCAGTTCTTCACTGTATATATAAGACTGTATTCTACCTTCTgcagattattgtctctattgTTGTTTCATCTTTCAAAGATGTTTACGTTCAATAAACACCTTGTTTTAGCCTTTTACCTCCAAAATAGAACATCCTTGTCTGTGTCATACATTGTGTGTTTTGTGGCAAGAAAGCGTATTAATATTATGGAGGGAAAATAAA
Coding sequences:
- the LOC122046164 gene encoding probable metal-nicotianamine transporter YSL6, whose protein sequence is MAEVTSAAGISEPLLSVEQENEKIPAWKEQITVRGLLVSVVLGSLFCIITHKLNLTVGVIPSLNVAAGLLGFFFVKSWTEFTSKIGVWSKPFTRQENTVIQTCVVACYGLAFSGGFGSYMLSMDQRTYELIGSDYPGNRAEDVKNPSLGWMIGFMFVVSFLGLFSLVALRKVMVIDYKLTYPSGTATALLINSFHTNTGAELAGKQVRCLGKYLSISLFWSCFKWFFSGVGDSCGFDNFPSLGLAAFKNTFYFDFSPTYVGCGLICPHIVNCSVLLGAIISWGFLWPFISTKAGDWYPDNLGNNDFKGLYGYKVFIAVSLILGDGLYNLIKIVIITVKEIMNSRSKKASLPLVALHQDDASSKLLTEENQREETFLKDSIPSWFAGSGYIALAAISTSVIPNIFPQMRWYLVLACYVVAPALAFCNSYGTGLTDWNLSSTYGKIGLFIFASLVGSKGGVIAGLAACGVMMSIVSTAADLMQDFKTGYLTLSSPRSMFVSQLIGTALGCVIAPGTFWLYWTAFDIGSPDGAYKAPYAVIYREMAILGVEGFSALPQHCLEICCGFFVAALIINLLRDATPKSVSKYIPIPMAMAVPFYIGAYFAIDMFVGTVIVFVWERLNEKEAEDYAGAVASGLICGDGIWTVPSAILSIFRIDPPICMNFAPSS